The following DNA comes from Solanum stenotomum isolate F172 chromosome 11, ASM1918654v1, whole genome shotgun sequence.
AATTACACAGTGGGTGATTCTTTAGGTTGGTTTGATAATCTTGAAAAGCCTCATGTTAACTATGACAAATGGGTTGCTAACAAAAAATTCAGCCTTGGTGATTTTCTGAGTaagttttcttcttaatatttaacttatatatatagacaGTGTAAAcatgatttgtataatttaattGGAGGCAGagctaaaattttatttaatgtgtGTTTTGGATCATAATTACTTTTGCTTACTGAATTCTGAATAAATTACTTgtacatatttaaatttataaaatttaagttaaaattattaagttgtgATGAACCGATAACTTAATTATTACAAGATGATTTGGTTTGAAGCTTTTTGAATGTATTCCAACTATTGGTGTCCATAagttttcttctctcttttttgtgTGGGGTAGGGGGCATCATTATATGATAACTCTGTATCTCAACGtgtaacaaaaataaagcatggAACAATCTTGATTTAtggatttttggattttttattttgcttaCGATTACATATATGATGGATCTGAATTTATATAtccaaaattgaattttgaCAATTTTATTTGAGGGATGAATGATTTACAAACTACTTTACCAAAAACATTGATCTTTgtactaacttttttttttttgaaactaccAATTCCTCacttgattttgatgtattggagttttttttttttataatcacaaACAGCTGTATTTGTTGGCATTATTTAGAGTTTGATAAGTTAGTTGTAGAAGTGTGTTATGATAAGGTATTGTACAAGTAACATGTAGTGAGCATATGCTTGCACATGTTCCAAACATAGAAGCCAATTCATCATTCTCTCTCATGGCAAAGGCCAGAGCTAGAGACCTATGTACTACTGATGTCAGAAGCGGAGTCAGGATTAAGAGTGTGAGGttctaaatttcttttttttgttgttctagATGCAACCTCATTCGATAAATTTCCTTTAGAAAAGAGAGAGGGAGGTTTGAACCCACAACTCTAGCGTGAAAAGCATTTTCACAGTCACTTCCTTAGCAGTGAACCGTCAATCAATTTTATTAGGgattcacaagttaatatacatatatatttatttaattttctagtacaaaTACAGGGTCTACGGAAAAGCTATTGGGTTCGTCTGAACCTATGAATCCCCACCTAGCTCTGCCTCTTATTGAgatgagtgaaatacaccctTAAATTCTTGTCAAGTTTagaatatttttaacatttctCTCAACTCTTTATTAAGAACTACACACTCTTACAAAAGTTTGAGACCATTTGATATGTCATGTGGCAGAGTGAGAGTATATTTAAATTGAGTTAATAAAGTAAATGGAGTGTtttttaaggctgtcaatagtttaaagatgaaactaataattcacgtcaagttattttcaatatttctctctttaaatAATTCTGAATTCATAAACTTTTGAATATCATCTTAATTACTAAAataatctttttcttttgtgtgtttAATTATGCAGTATTTAATACAGACAATAACCATTCAGTCACTCAAACTTACAACTTTACCACATACAAAAGTTGTGACTACAACAATGCCTTAGACAATGATACCACACAATGGGTATCTGCAGATCcatcttcaacttcaatttttccaGTTTCAGTAGCAGTGCCACTATTAAAAGTTGGAcctatatattttttctctagCGATTACGATGGCGAACAGTGCGAAAACGgtcaacattttaaaataaacgtAACGTATGGTCAAGGATTGCCTCGAGCCCTTAAGGATCCATCTGACGATGACTCAATGGCTCCGATTAGTCCGATTTCTGGTGATGAAGAATCAGCACCGGATACGATTGTTCCTGCTTCGTTCGATCATCCACGTGATGTGAGTACTGATGATAGTCCTGAACCTTCAAATTCGATTTCACTATCGATGTTTTCTAAGGTTTTAGGTATTCAATTGAATTGGGTATTCGTTATGCTTGCGTTAGTTTTTGGTATTTGTTGATTATAGGActttagtttcatttttttggttCATTTTTTGGATTTACTATCTTTTTGGAGTCTGTTTGGTTTGTAAACAAATTTTTGTATGTATGTATTATAGTACAAAGATTTTTTTATAGAAGCAAATAATGTTATATGGTTAGTATTATAAATGAACAACTTTAACACTTTGTTGAGAGGTTTGTTACTTAattattgtttcataatgtattatattgtgttgtattgtatcgtattatattgttttaatgaatacaatgtTTGGATTGATTGTATCGTACTTCGTTGTTACATAATGTCGTATATCCATAATTTGAGTGATAAATCTACCAGAAAAGTAGTTTAAAGGGTAGagctattatgaaaagataggataaaagatgaaatatgattattaaataataaataaagataaaatgagaagaaaatattaaaataacggCGCGATCACACCAAATCGGACGTTACATAGATTGGGTCTTTCCGTCGTTACCTAACGATGGATTTAAACGAtacgatacaataaaatttaagtaacaataaaaatcaaacattgtaaataacataatataacataatgggataacaaccatccaaacaaagtaTAATGtgtctcaatattttattttgcatgAAAGATACACTTAATCACATAAAATATCTAGTTTATTTACTCCACTTAAAAGTGAAATTAGTTAATCATGATATTTTATAATTGGATTAATGATTGCCATTACAAATTAGTCAATGGAGAACAAATGCATGTGTAAAGGTTGGGTAACAAGTCCCACCTGGAATGTGGAGATGTTCCTCTCTCTCCAGTTTTTTGTTTGAAgtaattttattcattaaagagaaaatataaaaagtctTCGTTAAATTAGTATTTGTTTGCTAAGAAGATATCTAAATTTTGCAGAACTCTTATGACCCTTCTAAACAATTTTATATTGGTATTAATATATCATTTATGGCCACTTGACAGTGAAAATATAGTTCACTCTCAAGGAGAGTGAGAGAGATGAACTAaggttttttgtttttatttttctctttttattgtactttttcatttttatattcctttcctgtttttcaaattttattttctattcaaTTCTTTGTTTCTCCGGTCTTCTACGACAACATTGATAGTCAATTTCGTCGTcatgtttgtttttttaataggaATAATGAGAAGGtaataaatatgaaaagaaaaaagaaagagggaGATGGTTACTCTTAGCTACCATCTTTTCCAGTGAAAAAGCATTTTTTGACGACAAATATATGCTTTTTGAACTGCCTTGGTAATGAATTTCATCATTGgtgtttaattttttcaataaagatGATGAAAAGATAATAAAAGTCAAAGGAAAAATGGAGAGGACTGCTAGTCACCATATTATCCGACGACAAAAATATCTTTACGGcaataaaaaatgacatttttctaCCAATTCTATGTTCTACCCGAAACAATATTAATTGATATGAGCTTGAAATAATCACAAATTAGATTTCGTAATAATGACACCCACCTTGCATAATCGTATGtcacttttccttttctttttctatttgtgTTGCGTGTAATACTTTTGCTTGTGTTTTGCAGTCTAGTACTTTTGGGTCTTGGGTCATGGGTCATGGACTCATATGCTTTTGAtcatatttttgtaaacaaatcaCTTCTGTATGATGTTGTTTATTCACAATTTCTTCCAATTATTACTTTAGCCAATGAGATCCAAACAAAGTCAAACCCCTCTCTTCTGTCACTTTAGACTTTGTTCTTTATGTCCTCGATTCTCCCATCTTTAGTTGTTTGACGCATCCTACATTGTGGCATAATTGTTTTTTGATGAGTTTTTTCCTCATGTAGGGCCACAGTACAAGACAAATGATTGACACAGAATATGAATTACAAGGCCTTTACTATCTAACCTCTTCAAATTCCTACAACATGTTCCATAACAAATTCTCTAGCCCTAATTTACAAATGTTTGGGACATCCGAGTTTATCCAAGCTACAGAAGATGGTGCCTAGTTTGCCTAGTTTATCCACATTACATTGTGAGTCAAGTTAACTTGAGAAGCACATATGTGCTACCTTTTTCCATAGTACTAAGGGTCGTCACaatctattttttcattagttcattatgATATTTGGGGTTTTAGTAGAGTCAATTCACCTTTAGGTTTtcgttattttgttagtttcattgatgattattcaAGATGTATTTGGATTTTCTTAATAAAAGACCGTTCTGAGTTATTTCtaaattcaaaagttttttttgttgaaatacaaaatcagttTGGTGTTCTTATTCATACTTTTTGTAGTGATAATGCCTTAGAATACTTATCCTCTTAGCTTCAGGAATTTATGACTCCCTAAGGAATTATTCACCAAACATCTCATTTGCATACCCCTCAGTAGAATAGTGTAACAGAAAGGAAGAATAAGCATCTCATTGAGATTACTCGTACTCTCCTAATTGAATCCATATTCCGTTGCATTTTTGGGACAATACAGTCCTTGCatcttgttatttaattaaataatactctAATCTTCTACTCTATCCCTCATCGTGTCTTTGGGAGCACATGTTTTGTTCATAACTTATCCCTGGTAAAGATAAAGCAGCCCCTCGTGCTTTCAAATGTGTCTTGGTTACTCTCGAGTTCAAAAAGAGTATCGTTTCTATTTACCTGATCTTTGTCAATATCTTATGTCCCTCGATGTCATATTCTTTGAATCTCAACCTTACTATACATCTTCTGATCATTCTGATGTCTCTGAGgtcttacctttacctcatgtcttttttttatatactatTGAGGAATCTACAATTACTTCTACATCTCCGGTTGTAGTGCCACCACTCTTGACTTATCATCGTCATTCACACTCAACACTAATCCAGATGATTAATATCATGCGCCGAACCCTGCTTCTATTATGGACTTGCCTTTTTCTTGCCAATCTATTGCACTTCAAAAAGGTATATGATCCATTAGAAATGTTAacctatattatattttcttgagtTATCATCGTCTCTCATCACCCCATTATGTATTTGTATCATCTTTGTCCTCTATTTTCATTCCTAAGACTATatgtgaagaattttctctttcGGATGCAGTCTATGCTTGAGGAGATGTCTCTTTTACATATAAGTGGTACTTGGGAACTTGTCTCCCTCCTGTAGGTAAATCTAATGTTGTCATTGGATTTATGCAGTCAAAATTTATCTAGACGGTCAGGTTGGTGGACTTAAGGCTCGCCTTGTTGTCAAAAGATATACTCAAATATTTGGGCTCGATTATAGTGATACTTTCACTCTTTTGGCTAAAATAACATATGTCCATTTTTTTCTATCTATAATTGTCGTTCGTCATTGTCTTCTTCATCAGTTAGACATTAAAATTGCTTTTCTATATAATGATTTTGCGAAAGAAGTCTAcatggagcaaccacctggttttgttgctcagggggagtagtagccttgtatgtcaaTTGCGTAAGTCATTCTATGGTCTCAAATAGTCTCATTGAGCCCGGTTTGAAAAGTTTGGCATGGTAATGCATGAGTTTGACATAACTCATAGTGGAGCTGATCACTCTATGTTTTATCGGTATTCTGCATCAAATTGAtgtatttatttagttatttacgttgatgatattgttatcacCGACAATGATCAAGATGATATCACTAATTTGAAACAACATATCTTTAAGCATTCTCAAACTAAAGACCTtgacaaactaaaatattttctaggtAATAAGGTTGCTTAGTCTAGATCAgatattgttatttttcaatGCAAGTTTCCTTAGACATTCTCGAGGAGACAAGAATGATGGGATGTAAACTCATTGACACTCCTATGGATCCAAATTTTAAACTCCTTTCGGGACAGGGgtgtttttatttaaaataggaaaaacgACAAgtttttaagagtcgccacttaatttttaaagtaaaatcaAGAAATAGAGGAAATAAACCACTTTTGAACTCATTTTCTCAGGGGAAGGGAAATAAGGATGTTacttaagtaaaaaaattaaatatcctaaagtcaagtaaaataaaatatattttatttaattttaaaaagatatgattgattcatcttttggggaattgaaTTAGGGAAAAAACCTCagaattaatttaaacaaataaacacaaGGGAAATTAAGTAACAAAGAAGAGAGGATCTGGGCCCAAGTCTGGTTTCTGTTCGCCTGGGTCGGCATTTGGGCCTGACTTTTGCTTTTTGGACCTTTGGCCCAACACTTGGTACCTGTCCTACACTAACacaataataatcaaaataaatgggCTTTTGGCCCAATAATTACAAcaatacaaaagcttaaaatttAAGGTTCTTTTAGCCCATTTTCAATGCAATATACAATGTATACAACTGATGTATATCGCTGTATTTCGTGCGTATCCACCCTCTTTTCCAACTCCGAACACTTGTACATCGACTTAAGGAAACCTATTCTTCGATTATATTGATCTGGTTGACTCGATAAAAGAGAATTAGGCCTCCTTGGCCTATTTCGAGATGCAAGGGAGAACATAGGAGTTCATGTAGAACTTGGgcagatttcacatgcaaacaAAGTAAATGGAGAAGAGTTAATTTATAAACCAATTAAGAGAAACAGGGAGAGAATATACTAGATTATACAAAAGAAGGAAATGAGACGTATATATCCAAATTAACAGAAATCAAAAAAAGATGTGCTGGGAAAAATAGAGACCAATTaaactttgaaattttttaacgggaataaataaagtaaacacGTAGATAGGCTGCTTATAAAATAAATGGGTCAACACACAGCTTGTGCATAACAAAGACAGATATAGTCAAGTTCACACTAATTTTTAAGatcaaataaaacaatccaatctTTTACGAATATGTGTATTCATCACGACATGCTAAAGGAGGATGATACTAATATTCATAATAATGTCTTAAACAATAGGAACATAATGTCTACCAACCATACAGTAAGTTAATTAAGAAAATGGAGAATAGAAGCTATCAGTGAGCAATCTTAAGATGGAAATGAAGTTGTTGTGAACATATACAAAGGCTTATATCATTACATATCTCTTAACATACGAAACTAAACACCAATCTTGTAGTTGAGCAAACATCAAAAAATTGCAAATGATAGGCATCCTTCGACTAAAATCTAAACAGAATGGAGACTTAAATTCGATTCAAATACGACAGACTAAACAACAGGACACTCACAGAACTGTAAAACGCAGAATCGAATGAGTACAGCCGACAAACAATAGATAAAACAATATTCATCCTCCAAATTAATCAGTTCCGAGATCTGTCTCATTTTCGAAAagataataaaagaaaaacataaattctACTACATCTAGATAAGCAGACAAGCAAACGAGAGGCAAATGATATAACAAATTCGaacaaaagaatataaaagaCACAACACATCTGCAAGGCGGCAAAAACTTTAGTTCACAAATAGCTACATAACGAGAATTTTACGACATTGGAAAACATCACATCGGAATAGAAGAAGAGACGAAGAGAATATTATGACAGGGAAAGCGTTACCTTCCTCCGGGCAGAGACTAGGACAACAACGAGTTGCAGTTCAAACCTCCCTTGAGGATAAGGTTGCCAACAACTAGAATTCGTACCATTTTCAACGGAATGAGAATGGTATCCAAGGGCAAGGACGAACCAAACACATGCGATTTTGACACCTGGCTGTGAAGGACAACGATGCACCTGCTGGAATTGTACAAGGGAATATGAGGAAGATGACGCGCACACGCGATTGAAGCTGGACTCGGATCGATTTCTGCTGGGTTTCGATTTTTCCTGGAGTTTGGAATGTACGCGTTCTTCACTGGAAGAAGAAAACACGCGCAGGGGTCTGCTGGTATTGCATTGGATTTGCTGGTGGGTATTTTTTGTTGGAGATGGAATTGAAATGGGTTACTGGAATAGACTCAAAATATGGGCCAATTGGTGCAAGAATTGGTGAAAAGAATTAAGTCTGAGAGTTATGAAGTGGGCCACTGAAAATTTGGCTTCAAAATTGAGTTAAGTTGGGGGTCAAAGATGGGTTAGATtttggagtttaagaaatagccaaattgagttaaattaacaaattcggcaaaaacttaaataagacgaattaataataattaattaacgagcttcttaatcttaacgaaataaaataattaacttaattgtaaactaatgattcaaaattataaccataatttaaactcatctaatttaataaaatacttactaaaattaaaatctttctgagatgattttcgaatgtttataaaatgtactaattatatataaaattatctaaaacacatatattatttttattttttttataaaaagtgacaaaaatattcaaaataacttgcgaactatttttgaaaatttataaaactaattatttcaaatcgtttaaattgaagaagctcgatgattaatgtatattgtggaggtccaacaTTGGGTGTCAACAAGGGGGAGTCACTCAGTAATCCTAAAAGGCATAGACGACTGGTTAgaaagttgaattatctcacAATGACTAAACCTGACATCTCTTTTCTGTgagtgttgtaagtcagtttatgacttATCTTTGTGATAGTCATTGGGATGTAATTTTTTGTATACTATGGTATGTAAAGTCAGCTCTTGGTAAATGACTATTTTTCGAGGATCAAGGCCATGGGTATATCACTGGATATACAAACGCTGATTGGCAGGATCACCTTCTAATAGACGTACGACATTCGAATATTGTATTTTAGTAGGAGATAATTTGGTGTCATAGAAGATTAAGAAATAGAGTGTGGTTTTTCGATTTAGTGAAGAATCAGATATCGTGCAATGGTTGTagcaacttgtgagctagtttggatcaaacagttgctGAGAGAGTTAAAATTTGGCGAAATTGATCTGATGGAACTTGTATGTGATAATCAAGTGGTCCTTCATATCACATCAAATCTCATGTTCGTGAAAGGACTAAACACATTGAGATTGGCTGCCACTTTGTCAGAGAAAAGATACTCTTAGGAGATACTGTTAcaaaatttgtgaagtcaaatgatcagTTTGGAGATATCTTTACCAAGTTCTTCACTGGTCCTTGTATTAATttcatttgtaacaagctaggtacatatgatttgtatgcaTCGGCTTGATGATgagtgttagaatatgaatagtattacaatcctatttagaataaaataggaataggaatcctatttgaaaaaaaaagagtgtaatgtagtgtctataaataaagtctaaatgtaataatatagacacacaatttcaataatatttttctcctttatttctcacatatacttttttttatgaatatatttaattattaaattgcAAATATAATTCTACACGCCTAATCGTGTTTTTTCAGCCCCCTTTTATCTTCAATATTCCTAGTTTCCACCTtcaaagtttctctttcaaTTTATCCCTAAATCATCGTCTCTTTCCCCCAAATTTCCTTACAATTAACGATCCTTTGCATGATTTCATGAGCTATTTTGTGATTCAGATTCATCAGATATATTCTAATTCCATTTCCCCCCCTTTTCACCAAAAGTTATAATTGTATACACTCATCTATCTTTATAGGGTTTCGATTGGAGGTTATTTTCACCATTACAATGACGAAAGCTAGTACTTTGAAGAGGATCACAAAATGGAcacatttttttgataaattatcGATAAAAGTACCTTCGCTTGATTTGTGTATCACTCAAGAGCAATCCAAAATTTCAAGCTCTATTACTGCAAAGGAGATCGAGAAGCAAACAAAGATTCGTAATGACATATTGATGGATTTTACACCTGTATAATTGTATTGTTTTAGTTTCATTTTGCCATATTGCTAGGCTGCATACATTAATACTTATATTGTTCAAACAAATATATGAGTTCATTGTATTCAAAGTATGTTAGTCAATTGTTGTATTCATATGAGtattatataatttgaataagaGGAAGAaattactactttttttaatactttttagatTTTTATACAATAGAATATTTGTATACTTGGATacttctattgtattagatgtcATTGTCACATGTattgaattattaaaagaagtttaaaatgTGGATATATTGAGTATGTTGTATCCAATGTATGTTAGTGAAATTGTTGTATTCTTATGTATAACTATCATTTGTATACCTATACTATTCATGTGTGTATTTAATAGTTGTATTAACATGCTAAATATACACATAATGTATTTATTGTATGCAAGAAATCAAATTTTGAGTATGTTGTATcccaatttttttgttaaactaATAGGAATCTAAAGTATATGTTGTGAAGAGGTCATTATTTCTTGTTAATTTAATAATGGGAAGTTGAGAGTTTAAATGGCATAATTAAAGGACAATTATAATAACAAACCCCCCTTATTTAGTGCATCATATTTAAAACTGTatcattgtattttttttaaatacctataaatactttgaatacaacgaAATTTAGACGGAAACTATAGTTATTTTGggtaaatataatatttatagctattcTAATCTAATAACCCTAAAATAATTGCCATTTACTCGTTTTTGTAAGTTgctctttttaaaaatacttaaggggtaaaaggacaaaaatatatttttacactacttaaaataaaagaaagcaTATTGTATTGGTCGGTTCGGTTTTGAAGTTTATCGGTTATCGTCTTATCGATTTGTAGACATGCTAAACCATTATAGaccattaagatattgacttatCGATTATTGATCGTTATTACTTCTGTTATCGGTTTAATTGTTAagatttgaccaaaaaaaattgaaaatcacttaaaaACAAGGTGCAAACCAAATGAACTATGAACATGAGTTGCCATATTGCATCTTGCTCAAGAGCAAACAATGCCACATTGTAGAATAACCGAGAGTAATgagacaataaaaaataaaaatatgaaactaaaCTCTAAGTCAGGGACTTTATATATCAaacaatattaatataattatttaatttggtaTTAGGTTATCGGTGttaatctattaaaaaaaatctcagaCATAAttcaatgataaaataaattaaaatcgtTACTGAAATCATTGAACCAATAACTCATTAttaatttcaattcaattttgagCCGCCCCAACTTATTATTTAAACTTATgggaacaacaaaaaaatgaagacCCCAACATTTGGGGACAACTGTAGTAATTTGgtgaaaaaatatgtataagccaatttcttgagaaagaggttaGCATATATACTTTAAACCATCACTTGGGAGAGGGGTCTTTGCGAAGTCCAGGTACAAAACCTACATTAAACGATCTCTCCAAGGTTTTCACACAGACAACAGAGAAAGAAaagcaaagaaaataaaaatggcggactcttcttcttcctcttcaacTACGGCATCGTCTTGGTCATCTATGCTATCTGGAAAATCAGATGTTGAGATAGAGGAACTTCTTGATCGAATGCTCACAAGGCTCGCACTTTGCGATGACTCCAAGCTACATGACTTGCTCACCAAACTTCTCCCTCTCTCCATTGCTTCCCTTTCATCTCCTGCTCCTCTTGTCCGCAACAAAGTAATGATGTTTCCCAATTGGGTCtcttaattttctcttttctttgaTTCCTGTTAACCAAATTTACTCTCTTTTCTTGAATTACTCTATATCAGTGGTAGGACTAATATAAACTAATCATTTTCCCCTTTCTCAAGACTTATAACCTAATGGGTCTttcaattttatcttttcttaaCACTTAATTGCTTAACTTAGTACTTCACTAAACATGGGCAGTATGCTTCTTGCCTGGGATGAGTGATGAGTCTTGCACTCCCTATGAAGTTCTTTAGTTGCATTCTCAAATTTGAATTGCGTGGTAGTGTATGTTTGCTACTTAATTTTTTGAACACTTGTTAAGCTGTACTTGTGTTCTTTCCATTAGGTACTTGAGATTCTAAGCCATGTGAACAAGAGAGTGAAGCACCAGAATGACATTGGTTTGCCATTATCTGACTTGTGGCAGTTGTATATGGAATCTAATGCCTCATCGATGGTTAGGAATTTCTGCATCATGTATGTTGAGATGGCAGTTGATCGTACAAGAAAGGAGGTATGAGTTAATATGCTGTGAagctcatatatatatatatatatatatttaggtGAATTTGACATCATTTTGCAAGGCAGACGTAATTACCTTGCTGATTCTACTATCTATTGTTGCAGGATAAAGAAAATATGGCACCTAACTTCTTAGCTAACATTTCAAAGCTACCTCTTCAACATCAAGACGTACTGTTAAGGGTCATAACCAAGGTAATCACATCATCTTCATCTAGTCTAGAATATATGGGGTTCTTTGTTCTCCTTTTAGTTACATATGGTTGTCAGATTCTGTAAGAAAGATGTAGGAAAGAACAGTAGGGAAAAGGTGAGTGACTCTAGTAGAGGTGTCTGTTGTCCAAAAATTTGTGGGGAAGTTAGAGACTTAGAGGACTGCTTCTAAAATTTAAGCATATATGTTAAATACTCGGACATAGCAGGGTGCGCACAATCTTATGAATATTCTTTCTAATGATTTTGATGTATATTTTCTTAAGACAGATTGAAatgaatatacatatatatccgtgtgtgtgtgtgtatatttATTCATAAAGTAAAATGAATGTATATTATTAAGGACGATATTGTTTCTAGTAAAAATGACTGAAGTACAATATTGTTCTTAAACAAATTTGCCATAAACAATAATGACCATTGTTATTAGTTCATGAGTGGTTGACAGTGTATAAGACAAAGATGTAGTTATACAACAATGAAGTGCCTAGCACTTACCTATTTCTGGTGTAAACATGAGTGTATGGAAGACAGAGAATCTTTTGTTGATGTTCTAGGTCTTTATAAGCTACGTTACGCGGACTCTTCATTTTTGCTGCCGAACATGACATGGGTGCGGGATTCGGTCAACCCTTACCTGATTGActaaaaaaagtacaaaaataaactaaaagcCAAAAGTTGGGTATAACGAACTTATAGCTTTTAGCTTAGCTACTTAGAAAAAGCCAACTCAAACACCccctaaattaattattagcaTGTTAACTTTTGACAATTAACTTATGTTTTTTAATGCCCATCTTGGAGTATGAAAGATTGAATTCTACAACATGCATGTAAATTTTC
Coding sequences within:
- the LOC125845491 gene encoding blue copper protein-like, coding for MEQTIFNNRLSWLLVLILISFSKSVDAYKNYTVGDSLGWFDNLEKPHVNYDKWVANKKFSLGDFLIFNTDNNHSVTQTYNFTTYKSCDYNNALDNDTTQWVSADPSSTSIFPVSVAVPLLKVGPIYFFSSDYDGEQCENGQHFKINVTYGQGLPRALKDPSDDDSMAPISPISGDEESAPDTIVPASFDHPRDVSTDDSPEPSNSISLSMFSKVLGIQLNWVFVMLALVFGIC